From Echinicola soli, a single genomic window includes:
- a CDS encoding DUF4856 domain-containing protein has translation MNHRLLPVAAIALLLLGCNPDKEKENTPELTIPTTYHFERGGSSSVSYQGQKDRLNMLSEIKSYLKTGDKGKELSSQHLLDMFANANSPFESADLNVSSKKLENKTNPAEVEFNKSLFTEAAAVSKEVAENGTMADEGVAGSIQRGTSEKFINVNEKGWEFTQFIEKGLMGSVFYHQIFNVYLSDARTGDDVDNETIEEGKNHTPMEHHWDEAFGYWGVPVDFPNGDPVLTDDQERFWAKYTLGRNELLNVSEPLMKAYITGRAAIVAKDYPTKNAQKEVIIDFHELVTAATAVHYINKSMNNFSSGDTGSMFHTLSEGYNFVKAIQYSPRKKITQADINEILNEDFGTDGDFWTVTMEGLREAKNKLTTAYPELKEVEDEL, from the coding sequence ATGAACCACAGACTCTTACCAGTCGCTGCAATAGCACTACTACTGCTTGGATGTAATCCTGATAAGGAAAAGGAAAATACACCGGAGCTTACCATACCAACTACTTATCATTTTGAAAGAGGAGGAAGCTCTTCGGTAAGTTACCAGGGCCAAAAGGACCGGCTGAACATGCTCTCTGAAATAAAATCCTACCTCAAAACAGGGGATAAAGGCAAGGAACTGTCTTCCCAGCATCTTCTGGATATGTTTGCCAATGCCAACAGTCCGTTTGAAAGTGCCGACCTCAATGTCTCCAGCAAAAAGTTGGAAAACAAAACCAATCCTGCCGAGGTGGAATTCAACAAATCCCTCTTTACCGAAGCGGCCGCTGTGAGTAAAGAGGTCGCCGAGAACGGAACCATGGCTGATGAAGGTGTGGCGGGTTCTATCCAGCGGGGTACTTCTGAAAAATTCATCAATGTAAATGAAAAGGGTTGGGAATTCACTCAGTTTATAGAAAAAGGACTGATGGGGTCTGTATTTTACCATCAGATTTTTAACGTCTATCTTTCTGATGCCAGAACCGGTGATGATGTGGACAATGAAACCATAGAGGAAGGAAAAAATCACACCCCTATGGAGCACCACTGGGACGAAGCTTTTGGTTATTGGGGCGTTCCGGTGGACTTCCCGAATGGGGATCCAGTACTGACTGATGACCAAGAACGTTTCTGGGCCAAATATACCCTCGGAAGGAATGAGCTGCTCAATGTCAGTGAACCGCTGATGAAAGCCTATATCACCGGAAGAGCGGCTATCGTGGCAAAGGATTATCCCACCAAAAACGCCCAAAAAGAAGTAATCATCGATTTCCATGAACTGGTGACTGCTGCCACTGCTGTCCACTACATCAATAAATCCATGAACAACTTCAGCTCAGGAGACACGGGAAGTATGTTCCATACACTTTCAGAAGGCTATAATTTTGTAAAAGCCATCCAATACAGCCCAAGAAAAAAAATTACCCAAGCGGACATCAATGAGATCCTCAATGAGGACTTTGGTACGGATGGGGATTTCTGGACAGTGACCATGGAAGGACTCCGGGAGGCCAAAAATAAACTGACCACGGCCTATCCTGAATTAAAAGAAGTGGAAGATGAACTATAG
- a CDS encoding imelysin family protein gives MNYRSISTYLLWATVAGIICLLPSCMNDEKEQNQMKVDRSPMLESLADKVIIPAYTVFHTAAFGLNEHIQAFAETPSQETLSDAREQFHTAYHSWQHVALFDFGPAFTHTLRANVNTFPTDNFSIDNAIASGTLELDKISAQNKKGLPALDYLLFGLAETDQEMLQLYTDGENAAHRRAYLTAVAEDILLKTDQVYNGWLEAEGNYRDTFIDKDGTDVGSSIGQMVNAFSQYFERFNRDARIGVPLGKRSQGTPIPRNVEAYYSGKSISLATENLKGVINFFKGGNGEGLHDYLKSLDTKHNDRLLADVVLDQFETAEKKVTAIPSPLTEAVTSNTEPVDAAHKELQKAVILIKVDMASALGVLITYQDNDGD, from the coding sequence ATGAACTATAGATCCATTTCGACCTACTTATTATGGGCAACGGTAGCAGGCATCATATGCCTGCTGCCTTCTTGCATGAATGACGAGAAGGAGCAAAACCAGATGAAAGTCGACAGAAGCCCTATGCTGGAAAGCCTTGCAGACAAGGTCATTATCCCAGCCTATACGGTATTTCATACTGCTGCATTTGGACTGAATGAACATATTCAAGCCTTTGCTGAAACACCCAGTCAGGAAACCCTTTCCGATGCCCGGGAACAGTTTCACACTGCATACCATTCCTGGCAACATGTCGCGTTATTTGATTTTGGGCCTGCTTTTACCCACACCCTTCGGGCCAATGTCAACACGTTTCCAACGGATAACTTCTCTATAGACAATGCCATTGCCTCCGGGACCCTGGAACTGGACAAGATCAGTGCCCAAAACAAAAAAGGGCTGCCGGCATTGGATTATTTGCTTTTTGGCCTTGCGGAAACCGATCAGGAAATGCTGCAACTATACACCGATGGGGAGAATGCTGCACATCGCCGTGCTTACCTGACAGCCGTAGCGGAAGACATCCTGCTCAAGACCGACCAAGTCTATAATGGGTGGCTGGAAGCGGAAGGGAACTATCGGGACACTTTTATCGATAAAGACGGGACAGACGTAGGCTCTTCCATCGGTCAGATGGTCAATGCCTTTTCCCAATACTTCGAACGCTTTAACAGGGACGCACGCATAGGTGTTCCTTTAGGTAAACGCTCGCAAGGCACTCCCATTCCCAGGAATGTAGAAGCCTATTATAGTGGAAAAAGCATCTCCCTGGCAACTGAAAACCTAAAAGGTGTCATCAACTTCTTTAAGGGAGGCAATGGAGAAGGGCTCCATGATTACCTCAAATCACTGGATACCAAGCACAATGACCGACTCCTTGCTGATGTTGTCCTGGATCAATTTGAAACTGCCGAAAAGAAAGTGACCGCCATTCCTTCCCCACTGACGGAAGCTGTCACCTCCAACACGGAACCGGTGGATGCTGCCCATAAGGAGCTTCAGAAAGCTGTTATCCTTATCAAAGTGGACATGGCTTCCGCCCTGGGGGTATTGATTACCTATCAGGATAATGACGGAGATTAA
- a CDS encoding HTTM domain-containing protein produces the protein MLSSIKHSINQPVSIASLVNFRMFFGTIMLISVLRFVSNGWIETQYLEPVFHFPYYGFEWIKPLGSMGIYGLFALMVLAATGIIIGFQYRLSALFFFLAFTYVELIDKTNYLNHYYFVSIIAFVLIAVPAHRNFSVDALLSPGKTVQRVSYGYVLIIRLLLSLVYFYAGLAKLNSDWMLEALPLKIWLPPHTGLPLIGPLMDETWVAYAFSWFGAIYDLSIPFLLFYRKTRPYAFGAVVLFHLSTWLLFPIGMFPFIMILATTIFFSQETHERVLSTLKGVLKIRKKTTQLATTYQAKNQWLIWILFAALFIFQAVFPWRFLAYPGKLFWTEQGYRFSWRVMLMEKAGYAIFHVRDPASGKEWEAYANDYLTPMQEKQMATQPDMILQFVHFLEKQLQDQGITDPEIRAEVYVSLNGRGSRLFIDPEVDLTDKKDSFKHKDWILPYTDR, from the coding sequence TTGCTTTCCTCCATCAAACATAGTATCAACCAACCGGTATCCATCGCATCACTGGTTAATTTCAGGATGTTTTTTGGTACTATCATGCTCATCAGTGTACTGCGTTTTGTCTCCAATGGCTGGATAGAAACGCAGTACCTGGAGCCTGTGTTCCATTTTCCCTATTATGGTTTTGAGTGGATCAAGCCATTGGGAAGCATGGGTATCTATGGCCTTTTTGCCTTGATGGTACTGGCCGCGACAGGAATTATCATTGGATTTCAATACCGGCTTTCAGCCTTATTTTTCTTCCTTGCATTCACCTATGTGGAATTGATCGACAAGACCAATTACCTCAATCATTATTATTTTGTCAGCATTATTGCTTTCGTGTTGATCGCTGTCCCTGCACACCGGAATTTCTCCGTTGATGCCCTTCTTTCGCCCGGAAAAACGGTGCAAAGGGTTTCGTATGGCTATGTTTTGATCATCCGGCTCCTGCTAAGCCTGGTTTACTTTTATGCAGGACTGGCCAAGCTAAATTCCGATTGGATGTTAGAGGCTTTACCACTAAAAATCTGGCTACCTCCCCATACCGGCCTGCCGTTGATCGGTCCGCTTATGGATGAGACCTGGGTAGCTTACGCTTTCAGTTGGTTTGGAGCGATCTATGACCTTAGCATTCCGTTCTTGCTTTTCTACCGAAAAACACGACCTTACGCTTTTGGTGCGGTAGTTCTTTTTCACCTCTCCACCTGGTTGCTCTTTCCCATTGGCATGTTTCCCTTTATCATGATACTGGCCACTACTATTTTCTTTTCCCAAGAAACCCACGAGCGAGTACTTTCTACACTAAAAGGAGTGTTAAAGATCAGGAAAAAAACCACCCAATTGGCCACAACTTACCAGGCCAAAAACCAATGGCTGATCTGGATCCTTTTTGCCGCTTTGTTCATTTTCCAGGCAGTATTTCCATGGAGGTTTCTGGCTTACCCCGGCAAGCTCTTTTGGACAGAGCAAGGGTACCGTTTTTCCTGGCGTGTCATGCTGATGGAAAAGGCCGGCTATGCCATTTTCCACGTCCGTGACCCTGCATCGGGAAAAGAATGGGAAGCTTATGCCAACGATTATCTTACGCCCATGCAGGAAAAGCAAATGGCTACCCAGCCCGATATGATCTTACAGTTTGTCCATTTCCTCGAAAAACAGCTGCAAGACCAGGGAATCACCGATCCGGAAATAAGGGCTGAAGTTTATGTTTCGCTGAATGGCCGGGGAAGCCGGCTGTTCATTGACCCGGAAGTGGACCTGACCGACAAAAAAGACAGTTTCAAACACAAAGATTGGATATTACCTTATACCGATAGATGA
- a CDS encoding TonB-dependent receptor, giving the protein MKRLLLSIICLSMASASYGQSTITGKITSNQTELPGATIYLRDTPHHTVTDLDGHYRLTSLPKGNYTLVVFYTGKATITHPVTIGAGEENLQLDFVMEDISKNLDDVTVMTEETVTYGIKRLNTVDGSNIYEAKKNEVIELADMTANLATNNSRQVYGKVPGLNIYESDGAGLQLGIGARGLDPSRTAHFNVRQNGYDISADALGYPESYYTPALEAVSRIEVVRGAASLQYGTQFGGLLNFKLKKGPKDEKLAVTLRNSVGSYGFLNTFTSLGGTIGKWNYYTFFQYKRGDGWRDNSGFDSKMAYTSWVYQPHDRFKVTFQYTFMDYLAQQPGGLTDAMFEKNPRQSIRSRNWFQVKWNLLANIVDYKFTDRTKLNVRNFALIGGRDALGNLGRIDRVDDLEERNLFVDDFTNFGSEVRLVHTYDLKEQKHVALIGARYYQGLTDRKQGLGSDGSDADFRFLHPEALEDSDYDFPGKNLAVFAENVFNLSTKLSLTPGIRFEHIQTKAKGYYTRSTKVLDRDTGFAVDSTFQVPESRTSTRSFVFTGLGLSYKPGDHHELYANFSQNYRSINFNDIRVNNPNLVVDEDIQDESGYNIDLGVRGNKAGLFNYDISVFYLRYNDRIGAILKTDPENFRIYRYRTNIADAYSAGVEAFAEIDLLEATHLGDRYHVNLFSNFSLIRARYLHSGETAVEGNLVELVPPFSIRPGLTFGNKDFQLTYQYAFVQEHFTDASNARQTASAVEGIIPSYHVMDLSLSYRYKWAKLEASVNNLSNNVYFTRRASGYPGPGIIPSEGRTFFLTAEFRF; this is encoded by the coding sequence ATGAAAAGACTTCTACTCTCAATTATTTGCTTGTCAATGGCTTCTGCTTCCTACGGGCAGAGCACCATTACCGGAAAAATCACCAGCAACCAAACGGAATTGCCCGGTGCTACTATATACCTCCGCGATACTCCCCATCATACAGTAACTGATCTTGATGGCCATTACCGGCTTACTTCCCTGCCAAAAGGCAACTATACACTAGTGGTATTTTATACGGGAAAAGCAACCATCACCCATCCCGTCACCATAGGAGCAGGAGAGGAAAATCTACAGCTGGATTTCGTTATGGAAGATATCAGCAAAAACCTTGACGATGTGACGGTCATGACTGAAGAAACGGTTACTTACGGCATCAAAAGGCTGAATACAGTAGATGGTTCCAATATTTACGAGGCAAAAAAAAATGAAGTCATAGAGCTGGCAGACATGACGGCAAATCTGGCTACCAATAACAGTCGCCAAGTGTATGGCAAGGTGCCGGGGCTGAACATTTATGAAAGCGATGGCGCCGGTCTCCAACTCGGCATAGGTGCGCGGGGACTTGATCCCAGTCGGACCGCCCACTTTAATGTACGCCAAAACGGCTATGATATCAGTGCCGATGCCCTGGGTTATCCGGAAAGTTACTATACCCCTGCGCTGGAGGCTGTTAGCCGGATAGAAGTCGTCCGCGGTGCTGCCTCATTGCAATATGGTACCCAGTTCGGGGGGCTGTTGAATTTCAAGCTCAAAAAAGGCCCAAAGGATGAGAAATTGGCCGTTACCCTAAGAAATTCTGTGGGATCCTACGGTTTTTTAAATACCTTCACCAGTCTTGGCGGCACTATCGGCAAGTGGAACTATTACACTTTTTTCCAATATAAGCGCGGGGACGGCTGGCGTGATAACAGTGGATTTGATTCAAAAATGGCTTATACCTCTTGGGTTTACCAACCTCATGACCGCTTCAAAGTGACCTTTCAATACACCTTCATGGATTACCTGGCCCAACAACCCGGAGGACTGACGGATGCCATGTTTGAAAAAAATCCCAGGCAATCCATCCGGTCCCGGAATTGGTTCCAGGTCAAATGGAACCTTTTAGCCAATATCGTTGATTACAAATTCACGGACAGAACCAAGCTAAACGTCCGTAATTTTGCCCTGATCGGTGGCAGGGATGCTCTTGGCAACCTGGGAAGAATCGACCGGGTAGATGATCTGGAAGAGCGAAACCTATTTGTCGATGATTTCACCAATTTCGGTTCAGAAGTCAGGCTTGTCCATACATATGATCTTAAAGAACAGAAACATGTGGCCCTGATCGGCGCACGCTATTACCAGGGGCTTACCGACCGAAAGCAGGGGCTTGGCAGTGATGGCAGTGACGCGGACTTTCGTTTTCTTCATCCAGAAGCACTAGAGGACTCGGATTATGATTTTCCAGGAAAAAACCTGGCTGTTTTTGCAGAAAATGTATTCAACTTGTCCACAAAACTCAGCCTTACTCCGGGAATCCGCTTTGAACACATTCAGACAAAAGCAAAGGGATATTACACCCGCTCCACCAAAGTGCTGGATCGGGATACCGGATTTGCAGTGGATTCGACTTTCCAGGTACCTGAATCCAGGACCAGCACCCGGTCATTTGTATTTACCGGGCTGGGCTTAAGCTATAAACCCGGCGACCACCATGAACTCTATGCCAATTTCTCCCAAAACTATCGGTCCATAAATTTTAACGATATCCGGGTAAACAACCCCAACCTGGTAGTGGATGAAGATATTCAGGACGAAAGCGGTTATAATATTGACCTGGGTGTGAGGGGAAACAAAGCAGGTTTATTTAATTATGACATCAGCGTTTTTTACCTACGGTACAATGACCGCATCGGAGCCATCCTGAAAACAGATCCTGAAAATTTCCGCATATACCGCTACCGTACCAACATTGCTGATGCTTACAGTGCAGGAGTAGAGGCATTTGCTGAAATAGATCTTCTTGAAGCCACACACCTGGGTGACCGATATCATGTGAATTTATTTTCCAACTTTTCATTGATCAGGGCACGCTATCTCCATTCCGGGGAGACAGCAGTGGAGGGTAACCTGGTAGAACTTGTGCCGCCATTCAGCATCCGCCCGGGGCTTACGTTTGGAAATAAGGATTTTCAATTGACTTACCAATACGCCTTTGTACAGGAACATTTCACTGATGCCAGCAATGCCAGACAAACGGCCTCTGCGGTAGAAGGAATTATCCCTTCTTATCATGTGATGGACCTGTCTTTAAGCTATCGCTACAAGTGGGCAAAGCTGGAGGCCTCTGTAAACAATCTTAGCAACAATGTCTATTTTACCAGACGGGCCTCCGGCTATCCCGGGCCGGGAATTATCCCGTCCGAGGGAAGGACTTTCTTCCTAACAGCTGAATTCAGGTTTTGA
- the surE gene encoding 5'/3'-nucleotidase SurE — protein sequence MTKPLILVSNDDGITSRGIRVLVNVMKKLGEVVVVAPDSPQSGMGHAITIGNTLRLDEEEIFDDVEAYKSSGTPADCVKLAKHYVFHERKPDLIVSGINHGSNTSISVLYSGTMSAAIEGAIEGYPSIGFSLCDYSAKADFSHVEEYVYKIAKQVLEHGMPKGVALNVNFPPKRNEAIKGIKLCRQARAKWQEEFDERFDPNGRKYFWMAGNFVNFDKGEDNDEWAIANNYASVVPCQFDMTAYHAITQMNEEWDLDTE from the coding sequence ATGACTAAACCACTTATTTTAGTATCTAACGACGATGGTATTACTTCCCGGGGTATCAGGGTCTTGGTAAATGTAATGAAAAAACTCGGCGAGGTAGTCGTCGTGGCACCGGACAGTCCACAGTCAGGAATGGGCCACGCCATTACCATTGGCAATACACTGAGATTGGATGAAGAAGAGATTTTTGATGATGTGGAAGCATACAAATCAAGCGGGACGCCAGCGGATTGTGTGAAGTTGGCCAAGCACTATGTGTTTCATGAGCGAAAGCCAGATTTGATTGTCAGTGGAATCAATCACGGGAGCAATACCTCCATCAGTGTACTTTATTCTGGGACGATGTCTGCGGCGATTGAAGGCGCGATTGAGGGGTATCCTTCCATTGGATTTAGTTTGTGTGATTACAGCGCCAAGGCGGACTTTTCGCATGTGGAGGAATATGTTTACAAGATCGCCAAGCAGGTGCTTGAACATGGCATGCCAAAAGGAGTAGCCCTTAATGTCAACTTCCCTCCCAAACGGAATGAGGCAATCAAGGGCATTAAACTTTGCCGCCAGGCCAGGGCCAAGTGGCAAGAGGAATTTGATGAGCGCTTCGATCCCAATGGCAGAAAGTATTTCTGGATGGCTGGAAACTTTGTGAATTTTGACAAAGGAGAAGATAACGACGAGTGGGCCATAGCCAATAATTACGCTTCCGTAGTTCCTTGCCAGTTTGATATGACGGCCTATCATGCCATTACGCAGATGAACGAAGAGTGGGACTTGGATACGGAATGA
- a CDS encoding bifunctional 3,4-dihydroxy-2-butanone-4-phosphate synthase/GTP cyclohydrolase II — MAEEIKLDSIEEAIEAIKNGEVVIVVDDEDRENEGDFVCAAEKVTPEIINFMATYGRGLICAPIIEDRCEELGLELMVGRNTATYETPFTVSVDLIGHGCTTGISASDRAKTIKALIDDDIHPDELGKPGHIFPLKAKRGGVLRRTGHTEAAIDLARLAGLYPAGVLVEIMNDDGTMARVPDLVEVAKRFDLKLVSIKDLIAYRLKNESLIKREIGVELPTEFGDFDLIAFRQTNTDEIHMALVKGEWKEGEPILVRVHSSCVTGDIFGSCRCDCGPQLHSAMEMVNQAGKGVVLYMNQEGRGIGLINKLKAYKLQEEGMDTVQANQALGFPMDKRDYGVGAQILRDLGVSKIKLLTNNPTKRAGLLGYGLEIVDTVALEISPNAHNERYLTTKRDKMGHQILKKEINKMK; from the coding sequence ATGGCTGAAGAAATTAAACTTGATTCCATTGAGGAGGCAATAGAAGCGATCAAAAACGGGGAAGTGGTCATTGTAGTAGATGATGAAGACCGCGAAAACGAGGGGGATTTTGTCTGTGCAGCAGAGAAAGTGACTCCTGAGATTATCAATTTTATGGCAACCTATGGACGTGGGCTTATCTGCGCACCCATTATAGAAGATAGATGTGAGGAGCTGGGACTAGAGCTGATGGTGGGACGTAATACGGCTACCTACGAAACACCATTTACCGTTTCAGTAGATTTGATCGGTCATGGTTGTACTACGGGAATTTCCGCCAGTGACCGTGCCAAAACGATCAAAGCCCTGATCGATGATGATATTCATCCTGATGAGCTGGGCAAGCCAGGACATATTTTCCCGCTAAAGGCCAAAAGAGGAGGTGTACTGAGAAGAACGGGACATACAGAAGCGGCCATTGACTTGGCCAGATTAGCCGGACTTTATCCTGCCGGTGTGCTGGTAGAGATCATGAATGATGATGGTACGATGGCCAGGGTTCCTGATCTGGTCGAGGTGGCCAAGCGTTTTGATCTGAAATTGGTGAGTATAAAAGACCTTATCGCCTATCGCCTTAAAAACGAATCGCTTATCAAACGGGAAATTGGTGTCGAATTGCCTACGGAATTCGGGGATTTTGACCTGATTGCCTTCCGCCAGACCAACACTGATGAAATCCACATGGCCTTGGTAAAAGGGGAGTGGAAAGAAGGAGAGCCTATACTCGTAAGGGTGCATTCTTCCTGTGTGACTGGTGATATATTTGGCTCATGTAGATGTGACTGCGGGCCTCAGCTGCACAGTGCCATGGAAATGGTCAATCAAGCCGGTAAGGGTGTGGTACTTTACATGAACCAGGAAGGCCGAGGCATCGGGCTTATCAATAAATTAAAAGCTTACAAACTGCAAGAGGAAGGAATGGATACCGTCCAGGCAAACCAAGCTCTTGGCTTTCCGATGGATAAAAGGGATTACGGTGTAGGAGCCCAAATCCTTCGTGACCTTGGTGTGTCCAAGATCAAATTGCTGACCAATAATCCTACCAAACGGGCTGGCCTTCTTGGTTATGGACTGGAAATTGTGGATACAGTGGCCTTGGAGATTTCCCCAAATGCCCACAATGAACGCTACCTGACCACCAAGCGTGATAAAATGGGGCACCAAATCCTTAAAAAAGAAATCAACAAGATGAAATAA
- the dnaG gene encoding DNA primase, producing the protein MGLSNITTEKVKERVDIEEVVNDYVSLKKKGQNLWACCPFHNEKSPSFSVSPAKQIYKCFGCGAAGDALKFVMDIEGIGFNEAIKHLAQKYGIEIEEEKAATPEEVQAYNERESLYIVQSFARDFFSKNLLESDEGKSVGLSYFKERGFNLSTIEKFDLGYAMDSWDHLHNAANKAGHSDDILLKGGLILQKEGDPSRKYDRFRGRVVFTIHNLAGKPIAFGARILTNDKKQPKYINSPETAIYHKSDVLYGIYQAKQAIRSQDNCYLVEGYTDVISMHLSGIENVVASSGTSLTENQIKLIKRFTDNVTVLYDGDAAGIKASLRGIDMLLEGGLNVKAVVFPEGDDPDSYSRKVGSEAFQQYLNDHARDFIAFKIELYAEEAAHDPIKRADTVRQVVQSVAKIPDPITRSVYVKESARLLKMDEDIVLAELNKILLKGQKDAYYKDKQQAPPPSSPDTPFEEFLPEEKNKWSSTDVLAKQEREMMRLLVTYGFEKVSDDLHVCEYLIQETGDISFQTPIYQKLFIEYKRALKKGILPDTEYFIKLDDSQLKGEVINMISQRHEMSDNWEQKHMIYTNRESDDLSKTTFNEILRLKRRVLEKMVDETMEKIRTAEEQGKEDEVTDFQMVLISLTGSLRDINKQLGTVKSR; encoded by the coding sequence ATGGGATTAAGCAATATAACGACAGAAAAAGTAAAGGAGCGAGTAGATATTGAGGAAGTGGTCAATGACTACGTGTCGTTAAAGAAAAAAGGCCAAAACCTCTGGGCATGCTGTCCCTTTCATAATGAAAAATCACCATCCTTTTCCGTATCCCCTGCCAAACAGATATACAAGTGCTTTGGCTGTGGAGCGGCCGGGGATGCCCTGAAATTTGTGATGGATATTGAGGGCATCGGTTTTAACGAAGCCATTAAGCATCTGGCCCAGAAATATGGCATTGAGATCGAGGAGGAAAAAGCGGCAACACCAGAAGAAGTCCAGGCTTACAATGAAAGGGAGAGCCTTTATATCGTCCAAAGTTTTGCAAGGGACTTCTTTTCCAAAAACTTGCTGGAATCCGATGAGGGCAAATCCGTTGGCCTCAGTTATTTCAAGGAACGGGGATTTAACTTGTCTACCATAGAGAAGTTTGACCTGGGCTATGCCATGGACAGCTGGGATCATCTGCACAATGCGGCGAACAAGGCCGGACACTCGGATGACATTCTCCTTAAAGGGGGGCTGATCCTCCAAAAAGAAGGGGATCCTTCTCGGAAATACGACCGTTTTCGCGGGAGGGTGGTGTTTACGATCCATAACCTGGCAGGTAAGCCTATAGCCTTTGGTGCCAGAATCCTGACCAACGATAAGAAGCAGCCAAAATACATTAACTCTCCGGAGACAGCCATTTACCATAAAAGTGATGTGCTGTACGGAATCTACCAAGCCAAGCAGGCCATAAGGAGCCAGGACAATTGCTATCTGGTGGAAGGCTATACCGATGTGATTTCCATGCACCTTTCGGGCATCGAAAATGTCGTCGCTTCTTCGGGTACTTCACTTACTGAAAACCAGATCAAACTGATCAAACGGTTTACGGACAATGTCACGGTGCTCTATGATGGGGACGCTGCCGGCATCAAGGCCTCTCTTCGGGGTATTGACATGCTCTTGGAAGGTGGGTTGAATGTAAAGGCAGTGGTGTTCCCGGAGGGAGATGACCCGGACAGCTATTCCCGAAAAGTAGGTTCAGAAGCTTTCCAACAGTACCTTAATGACCATGCCCGGGATTTTATAGCCTTTAAGATTGAGCTGTATGCCGAGGAAGCAGCACATGATCCTATCAAACGGGCGGATACGGTGCGCCAGGTGGTGCAGAGTGTGGCCAAGATTCCTGATCCCATTACCCGCTCGGTATATGTGAAGGAGTCTGCCAGGCTCCTAAAGATGGATGAGGACATTGTGCTGGCCGAGCTGAACAAGATCCTGCTAAAGGGGCAAAAAGATGCTTACTACAAGGACAAGCAGCAAGCCCCCCCTCCGTCATCACCCGATACTCCATTTGAGGAATTCCTTCCCGAGGAAAAGAACAAATGGTCCTCAACAGATGTTTTGGCCAAACAGGAAAGGGAAATGATGAGGCTGTTGGTTACCTATGGCTTTGAGAAAGTGTCGGATGATTTGCATGTTTGTGAGTACCTGATCCAAGAGACGGGCGATATTTCCTTCCAAACACCGATTTATCAAAAGTTGTTTATCGAATACAAGCGGGCCCTTAAAAAAGGTATTTTGCCAGATACAGAATACTTCATAAAATTAGATGATAGCCAGCTGAAAGGAGAGGTGATCAATATGATTTCCCAAAGGCATGAAATGTCTGACAATTGGGAGCAAAAGCACATGATCTACACCAATCGGGAATCAGATGACCTATCCAAAACCACCTTCAATGAAATCTTACGATTGAAGCGAAGGGTTCTTGAAAAAATGGTGGACGAAACCATGGAAAAAATCAGAACTGCTGAAGAGCAGGGGAAAGAAGATGAAGTGACAGATTTTCAGATGGTTTTGATATCGTTAACGGGTTCATTGCGTGATATCAATAAACAGCTGGGGACAGTTAAGTCACGATAA